A portion of the Sabethes cyaneus chromosome 3, idSabCyanKW18_F2, whole genome shotgun sequence genome contains these proteins:
- the LOC128741189 gene encoding general transcription factor IIH subunit 3, with product MEENKDASLLVVVLDTNPSQQIIRTNPHHLTQCLDSIVAFANAHLMQKAQNKLAVLACHHHATEFLYPTPGKPLEIRQVDGQFEVFTLVEKTIKQKLARVINEAPRLTTPAESLLAGSMAMALCYIARVIRNKPAGVKINARILVVTGSNECASQYMTYMNVFFTAQKQGVTLDVCALDKPLSLLQQGCDITGGQYLKLPQLDGFLQYLLWVFLPDPQMRCKLVLPPPVKIDYRAACFCHRELIDIGYVCSVCLSIFCKFSPICTTCHTVFKAPAPIATKPKKKKMKT from the exons ATGGAAG AAAATAAAGACGCCAGTTTACTGGTCGTCGTACTGGACACAAATCCATCACAACAAATAATACGTACTAATCCGCACCACCTGACACAATGTTTGGACTCGATTGTCGCTTTTGCAAACGCACATTTAATGCAGAAGGCCCAGAACAAATTGGCAGTTCTTGCTTGCCACCATCACGCCAC GGAATTTCTTTATCCCACTCCGGGAAAACCACTGGAAATCCGGCAGGTTGATGGTCAGTTCGAAGTTTTTACGTTGGTAGAAAAGACAATCAAACAAAAGCTGGCCAGAGTAATCAACGAAGCCCCGCGATTAACCACTCCGGCAGAATCTCTTCTGGCGGGCAGTATGGCCATGGCATTATGTTATATAGCAAGG GTCATTCGAAATAAACCGGCTGGCGTGAAAATCAATGCGCGCATTTTGGTAGTAACCGGCAGCAACGAGTGTGCTTCTCAGTACATGACCTATATGAACGTGTTTTTCACTGCTCAGAAGCAAGGCGTAACGCTGGACGTTTGTGCCTTGGATAAACCATTAAGTTTGCTACAGCAAGGATGCGACATTACCGGAGGTCAATATTTGAAACTGCCCCAGCTGGATGGATTCCTACAGTATTTACTG TGGGTTTTTCTACCCGATCCGCAAATGCGCTGCAAATTGGTGCTTCCACCTCCGGTGAAAATAGACTACCGGGCGGCGTGTTTCTGCCACCGTGAGCTGATTGACATTGGTTACGTGTGCTCTGTGTGTCTatcgatattttgcaaatttagCCCAATTTGCACAACTTGCCA CACCGTTTTCAAGGCACCAGCACCGATAGCAACCAAgccgaagaaaaagaaaatgaaaacgtAG
- the LOC128741188 gene encoding 5-methylcytosine rRNA methyltransferase NSUN4, whose translation MLRSRPFTLCFIRYKHSKTHWSQVRKKQFNKDRALENFDDFYGQVYGNRWKSIRVALLSEHKYMAMVNQFGDTERTIDFLQSDGAINVRDIYGAKKQFLIDENSDMFVGNKIFKVDHQIEGFAEKQQQQEMNRLYKENAPDLSNTADPETPSSMVDYKKSLSQTMQDNTEIDFQRLIDPDLGTAGLHEFIPATKLKGMEDFIPESDHYKYYSNSSDFPIAIEMENNFEIPEYLNIFTYERGNVSEFRSPRKSSTGVLSHFLMDGASILPALALDVQPGDRVLDACAAPGGKSLLLLQTLRPGTLVCNDVQESRVNRIKKLMNSYIYNFGDSCKKERCFVIQSDARDLEDYEMYDRILVDVPCTTDRHSVMENDNNIFKATRVKERLRLPELQAGILANCLKLLRPGGSLVYSTCSLSPVQNDGVVHMALSNVYSDIGLTVTVRDLSLVMRPFSDVFKFAPPNTLKYGQLVLPFLPTNFGPMYFCKLVRNS comes from the exons ATGTTGCGATCCCGTCCGTTCACATTATGTTTCATAAGATACAAACACAGTAAGACGCACTGG TCTCAAGTTCGAAAGAAACAATTCAACAAGGATCGAGCGCTGGAGAATTTCGATGATTTCTACGGTCAAGTTTACGGTAATCGATGGAAAAGCATTCGCGTGGCTTTGCTCAGCGAGCATAAATATATGGCGATGGTTAACCAGTTTGGCGATACCGAACGGACGATTGATTTTCTACAATCAGATGGCGCAATAAACGTAAGGGATATTTACGGCGCCAAGAAGCAATTCCTGATCGATGAGAACAGCGACATGTTTGTCGGTAACAAGATTTTCAAGGTAGACCACCAAATAGAAGGATTTGCCGAGAAACAGCAACAACAAGAGATGAATCGATTGTACAAAGAGAATGCGCCGGACTTATCTAATACCGCGGATCCTGAAACGCCTTCATCTATGGTTGATTACAAAAAATCTTTAAGCCAAACCATGCAGGACAACACCGAAATAGACTTCCAACGACTAATTGACCCAGATTTAGGGACAGCTGGTTTACATGAATTTATTCCAGCAACCAAACTGAAAGGCATGGAGGATTTCATACCTGAATCGGATCACTACAAATATTACAGCAACAGTTCAGATTTTCCTATTGCCATCGAAATGGAAAATAATTTCGAAATTCCGGAGtatctgaacatttttacatACGAGCGGGGTAACGTTTCAGAATTCAGATCACCGCGGAAATCTTCCACTGGTGTTCTCTCACATTTTCTAATGGATGGTGCTTCTATTCTACCTGCCTTGGCGTTAGATGTTCAACCAGGGGATCGAGTGCTGGATGCGTGTGCCGCCCCCGGTGGTAAATCGCTTCTACTTCTACAGACGCTTCGTCCCGGAACGCTCGTATGTAACGATGTACAAGAAAGTCGCGTTAATCGAATTAAAAAGCTAATGAACAGTTACATTTATAATTTTGGAGACAGCTGTAAAAAGGAGCGCTGCTTCGTTATACAGTCTGATGCCCGTGATCTAGAAGACTACGAAATGTACGATCGGATATTGGTAGATGTTCCCTGCACAACTGATCGACATTCGGTGATGGAAAACGACAATAACATCTTCAAGGCAACAAGAGTAAAGGAGCGTCTTAGGCTTCCGGAACTACAGGCAGGGATTCTAGCGAACTGTCTGAAGTTATTGCGACCTGGAGGATCGTTAGTGTATTCTACTTGCAGTTTAAGCCCGGTGCAGAATGACGGCGTCGTTCATATGGCATTAAGCAACGTATATAGCGACATAGGTTTAACGGTCACAGTTAG GGATCTCAGCTTAGTTATGCGACCCTTTTCTGACGTCTTTAAATTCGCCCCGCCAAACACCCTAAAGTACGGACAATTGGTGCTACCGTTCCTGCCGACAAACTTTGGACCAATGTATTTTTGTAAATTAGTGCGAAACAGTTAG